TGTATTAATGCCGAATATCCGCTCGCAAACTCAGGATTCCTTGTATTGGGGGAAAATTGTGGACGGTATTGCCCTTGCGCTGGATCAAGAAGGACTTGGAATGGTGATCATCTCTGAGAATCGTGCGGATAATTTCGTGAATATCTTGAACCCAAGCGGGATTCTTGGTTTGGTAGGTGTGGGTGAAATCTCCACTTCTTTACTACTTGAGGTACATCGCATCGGTCTGCCGATGGTGTTGATTGACCATGAAGATCCATTAATTCCAAGTGATACTGTATTCGCGAACAATGTGGATTCCATGGCTCGACTTACTAATCATTTGATGGGGACAGGCCATACACAAATGCATTTTATCGGAAATATTGGATTTTCACGCAGTTTTCGGGATCGGTGGATTGGCTTCCGGAGTGCGCTGGAGGAGAGTGGGATAAGACTGCCTTTGGAAGATGATGCGAATCTCTTTTTAGAAGGGGTGGAGGAAGATGTATTCCAAGAGGATTTTAAAAATTGGGTGATGAAGCGGAAAAAAGCTAAGACACTCCCAACCGCCTTGGTCTGCGCCAATGACAAAACAGCACTTACGGTCAGTGATATCCTGAAGGCAGAAGGTCTCAATATTCCAGGGGATATCTCGGTCACGGGCTTTGATAATATTGAGGATGCCTCAAGAGGCGTTCCGCCGCTTACTACTGTACATGTCCCTAAAGAAGCGATGGGCCGGGCGGCAGTGGAGAAACTGCTAAGTCGGATTGGGCATCCCTCTGCACCACTGGAGAAGATCCTGATTGCAGCAGACATAGTGCATCGTGATTCTGTGGATATACCGAGAGACTAGAAATCAGCCGATTAAAAATAATTGAAAGCCATGGAATTTTGGTTAGGGGGAATTCAGTTATGTCAGAAGCAGTTGCAATACCTAAGATCGAAGGCGAAAATATTCATCTGCGTGGTGTAGGAGAGTCCGATCTGGAGGCCTATTACGAATTTTTACTTGATGATGAGATGGGTCGTCTAACAGGGTCGCAAGGGGAAATCTCTCGCGAGCAAACTTCGGCATGGATTCGAAAGATTAGTGTTCCAGCTGAGGATCGTGTGGATCTTATGATTATCGTCAAGGAAACGGATGAGCTTATTGGAGAAGTGGTTTTGAACGAAATAGATCCGGACAACCGTAGCGCAAATATTCGAATTGGGATTCGTAGTCATGAACATAGAGGGAAGGGTTACGGTACTGAGGCTATGACTCAAATGCTGCGATATGGCTTTGAAGCCTTGAAGCTGCATCGTATCCATCTGGGTGTATATCCTTTTAATCCAAGAGCCATTCATGTCTATGAGAAGCTTGGTTTCAAGCACGATGGTGTAGAGAGGGATGCTCTTTATGTAGACGGAGAATTTCATAACATGATTCTGATGTCTATGCTGGAGGATGAATATCGGGCTTTGTACAATTAAAAAAAGTGAACCTATGGTGAGGAAGACGCTGCGTAAATTCCTCACCAGATTCACTTTAAATATTATTCGGTAATATTTCCAGCCATTTTGAGACGTTTGGCAATTTCTTTAAAGTCTTCGGGGGAGATTCCTGGGGCGAACTCCTCTTCGACAGCAGGAGCTACGGGGATCGGGAAGCCTTTAGGTGCTCCCTTAATGACTTCAAGCGGGAGGTTATCCTCTGGGTGGGTTCCCTTCCAAATCTGATCGATGGCGCCGAAGTCACTGTCACTCCAGGTGTACAGCTTTGTATGCACACCCTTCTCCTCATATTTCTTCGCTTCACTAAACGATTTGTTATTTAACGAAGGAACCGGCACGAGTTTCGTTACATTAACACCTGTTGCGATTTCGATGGCTTTGGCATAAGCGACCACATGGACACCACCGCGCACTAAGAGAAATCCGACTACAGCGCGTGCAGCTGGATGGTCCGTCATTTCGTAAACTTTCATTTTATGTGTTCTGGCTCCACATTCGAGGAAGAAGTTATGTAGCAGATCTTCCACTAGGTTGCCGCTATTAAATACATTTGCTCCGGTCCATGGATTCCCCGTTGAATCAAAAGGCATAGCACCTTGAGCCCCCGCCAGAAAGTGATAGGATAAACGCGCATCTTTTACGGACCCTAGAGGGGTGGAATCTGGCTCTTTATAACTAGTTGACCCTCGAAGGCATTTGTTGATGGCATGCGAAACTAGCTCCACATGGCCTAGCTCTTCCGCTGTTATACTCATCACCAAATCATAAAAGGGTTTCAGTTTGTCTTTTGAACGGAAATTAAAGGATTGATAGAGATAATTGTTAAGGGTCGACATTTCTCCGAACTTTCCGCCAAGCAGTTCTTGTATAGCGGCAGCAGCATTGGGATCTGGCTTCTCAACTTCAGGAATTTCGATCATGATCTCATCCATACGTTTGAACATTTATATCTCAGCCTCCTTGGAGTTAGGGGATTACTGAGCTATTTTGAGCTTAATCTATAGGAATTAATCATTAAACGGCTAAAAAGTATGGATATTTATCTACAATAAGGGAGTATCCATGAACAGATTTACAAGTCGAAAGAGCATTAGTAAACACTATCAAATACCCATAGTAACGTGCTAGGGGACACAGAATGATCAAAAACGCAGAGCAGCGACCCTCCATTAAGGAGAATCGCTGCTCTGTTGATTTTTAAGGACTCTGAACTCTTATTTACAGCGCTAAATTACGATCGATGAGGGCGATACGTTGCTCTACACAAGCATAAGAGCGGAGTGGATCTTCTGGTGTGTTCAGTACGTAATCTAACATTTGATCAACCGTAGTTGTTGCTACATGGATGCGGGTGTCGGAGGAAGCGTAGTAGATATAGATCTCACCGTTATCGCGTGCAATTACACCGTTACAGAATACAACGTTGGAGACATCACCGACACGTTCTTCACCGTCTGGTGCGATGAAATGACCACCTGGTGAATGTGTGACTTTGTTTGGCTCCTCCAGACCAGATAAAAAGGCATAGAGGACGTATCTAAGCCCAGCGGCAGTGTTTCGCACACCGTGTGCGATATGCAACCAGCCTTTTGGTGTTTTGATTGGAGCTGGACCTTGGCCATTCTTAACTTCCTTGATGGTATGGTAGTGGCGCTCATCCATGATTGTCTCACTTGTAATCACGGCATCCTCAATCGTATCCGAGAGTCCCCAGCCAATACCGCCACCGGAGCCTGCATCAATAAAGCCATCCTGTGGGCGAGTGTAGAAGGCGTATTTTCCATCCACAAATTCAGGGTGGAGCACGACATTGCGCTGTTGAGCAGAACCTGTCTTAAGATCGGCCAGACGTTCCCAGGTCTTCAGATCCTTTGTGCGAACTATACCACATTGTGCTACTGCACTGGAAAGGTCACCGTGTGGGGCGTCTGAATCTTTGCGTTCTGTACAAAAGAGGCCATAGATCCAGCCATCTTCATGACTTACTAAGCGCATGTCGTAAACGTTGATATCCGGAACTTCTGTCTCAGGCAACACGACTGGATGATCCCAGAAGCGGAAGCCGTCTACGCCATTGTCGCTTTCTGCTACAGCAAAAAAAGATTTGCGGTCATTGCCCTCAACACGAGCAACGAGATAGAATTTGTCGTTCAGTGCAATGGCACCCGGGTTGAAAACGCCGTTGACGCCGATTCTTTCAGCGAAGTAAGGATTGGTGTCAGGGTTGAAGTCGTAACGCCAGATTAGAGGAGCGTGCTCAGCGGTAAGCAGTGGATAAGCATAACGGTCATAAATACCGTTTCCATAAGGAAGCTTTTCATTTTTACGGGTGATCAGCGCTTCATAACGTTCTGTTAATTGTTGTTTGCGTTCATGAAATAACGATGACATTATACAGTCTCCTTTAGGGTTGAATTCAGTCGTGCGATCATTTCGAAGCAGGCTCTGCTGTTATGATAAGGGCATTTCCAGGCACTAACCTTGGTTGCGTGAGGGAGGGGCAGATGGTTCTCGTCCACGCCCCAGTACCATTCGCCTTGTTTGTGATCCACCATATATTTATCGATAAAAGTCCAGGAGGCTTGGGCAGCCTCGTTAAATTTGCTGTCACCGGTCAGCTGATAAGCATTATAGAATCCAACAACCGCCTCCGCTTGCGGCCACCAATCTTTATCTTTGCTTAGCAATCCGCTCGGATCAGCTTCATTCCATATCCCGCCATCGGTATCTATACCTTCTGCAAGAACAGCTTCTGCCATGGAGATAGCGACGGTTCGAACACGCTGTAGCAGCTTTTCTTCGCCAAGTATTTCTGCGGCTTCCACAAGCAGCCAGCTGCCTTCGATA
This genomic stretch from Paenibacillus sp. FSL H7-0737 harbors:
- a CDS encoding LacI family DNA-binding transcriptional regulator; this encodes MAKKVTMQKIADHLGVSKFVVSKSLSGKAGVNETTRERVIQAASQLGYFTQKNAFVQGVKRTPPVGGSDRNKQSVLVLMPNIRSQTQDSLYWGKIVDGIALALDQEGLGMVIISENRADNFVNILNPSGILGLVGVGEISTSLLLEVHRIGLPMVLIDHEDPLIPSDTVFANNVDSMARLTNHLMGTGHTQMHFIGNIGFSRSFRDRWIGFRSALEESGIRLPLEDDANLFLEGVEEDVFQEDFKNWVMKRKKAKTLPTALVCANDKTALTVSDILKAEGLNIPGDISVTGFDNIEDASRGVPPLTTVHVPKEAMGRAAVEKLLSRIGHPSAPLEKILIAADIVHRDSVDIPRD
- a CDS encoding GNAT family N-acetyltransferase; amino-acid sequence: MSEAVAIPKIEGENIHLRGVGESDLEAYYEFLLDDEMGRLTGSQGEISREQTSAWIRKISVPAEDRVDLMIIVKETDELIGEVVLNEIDPDNRSANIRIGIRSHEHRGKGYGTEAMTQMLRYGFEALKLHRIHLGVYPFNPRAIHVYEKLGFKHDGVERDALYVDGEFHNMILMSMLEDEYRALYN
- a CDS encoding manganese catalase family protein encodes the protein MFKRMDEIMIEIPEVEKPDPNAAAAIQELLGGKFGEMSTLNNYLYQSFNFRSKDKLKPFYDLVMSITAEELGHVELVSHAINKCLRGSTSYKEPDSTPLGSVKDARLSYHFLAGAQGAMPFDSTGNPWTGANVFNSGNLVEDLLHNFFLECGARTHKMKVYEMTDHPAARAVVGFLLVRGGVHVVAYAKAIEIATGVNVTKLVPVPSLNNKSFSEAKKYEEKGVHTKLYTWSDSDFGAIDQIWKGTHPEDNLPLEVIKGAPKGFPIPVAPAVEEEFAPGISPEDFKEIAKRLKMAGNITE
- a CDS encoding glycoside hydrolase family 130 protein, yielding MSSLFHERKQQLTERYEALITRKNEKLPYGNGIYDRYAYPLLTAEHAPLIWRYDFNPDTNPYFAERIGVNGVFNPGAIALNDKFYLVARVEGNDRKSFFAVAESDNGVDGFRFWDHPVVLPETEVPDINVYDMRLVSHEDGWIYGLFCTERKDSDAPHGDLSSAVAQCGIVRTKDLKTWERLADLKTGSAQQRNVVLHPEFVDGKYAFYTRPQDGFIDAGSGGGIGWGLSDTIEDAVITSETIMDERHYHTIKEVKNGQGPAPIKTPKGWLHIAHGVRNTAAGLRYVLYAFLSGLEEPNKVTHSPGGHFIAPDGEERVGDVSNVVFCNGVIARDNGEIYIYYASSDTRIHVATTTVDQMLDYVLNTPEDPLRSYACVEQRIALIDRNLAL